A genome region from Nocardiopsis exhalans includes the following:
- a CDS encoding oxygenase MpaB family protein: MRRFEWRDRIHSLDAEADCERIVQILGTHEFPWDIEQALGLALYRTYAVPSIGELLGHTLEFTERTQHRYDDTALILNDILEHGFGPGRGRDALRRMNQMHRSYDISNDDYRYVLSTFVVMPVRWLNDYGYGWRELSDHEIAASTNYYRKLGQHMGIKDIPETYEEFRELMDSYEAEHFAYSEGGRAVSDATLELMVGFYPAWQRPLVRPFTQGLLDDPLIKAFKYPEPSAFWRKSGDAALKLRAKVVRRMKPREEPRWARMSPNIRSYPDGYAPDRIGTFPQGCPVPHDLRTRGVPGTGARVPAPGQAVAPGSVGTGPAGTESAGTEPSEN; encoded by the coding sequence GCGGATCGTCCAGATCCTGGGCACGCACGAATTCCCCTGGGACATCGAGCAGGCCCTGGGGCTCGCGCTGTACCGCACCTACGCCGTCCCCTCCATCGGCGAGCTGCTCGGGCACACCCTCGAGTTCACCGAGCGCACCCAGCACCGCTACGACGACACCGCGCTCATCCTGAACGACATCCTGGAGCACGGCTTCGGTCCCGGCCGCGGGCGCGACGCGCTGCGCCGGATGAACCAGATGCACCGGTCCTACGACATCAGCAACGACGACTACCGGTACGTGCTCAGCACCTTCGTGGTCATGCCGGTGCGCTGGCTCAACGACTACGGCTACGGCTGGCGCGAACTGAGCGACCACGAGATCGCGGCCAGCACCAACTACTACCGCAAGCTCGGCCAGCACATGGGGATCAAGGACATCCCCGAGACCTACGAGGAGTTCCGCGAGCTCATGGACTCCTACGAGGCCGAGCACTTCGCCTACTCCGAGGGCGGCCGCGCCGTCTCCGACGCCACCCTCGAACTGATGGTCGGCTTCTACCCGGCCTGGCAGCGCCCCCTCGTGCGCCCCTTCACCCAGGGGCTGCTGGACGACCCGCTGATCAAGGCCTTCAAGTACCCGGAGCCCTCGGCGTTCTGGCGCAAGTCGGGTGATGCGGCGCTGAAGCTGCGCGCCAAGGTCGTACGGCGGATGAAGCCGCGCGAGGAGCCGCGCTGGGCCCGGATGAGCCCCAACATCCGCAGCTACCCGGACGGTTACGCTCCGGACCGCATCGGTACCTTCCCGCAGGGCTGCCCGGTCCCGCACGACCTGCGTACCCGGGGCGTCCCCGGGACCGGCGCCAGGGTTCCCGCCCCGGGGCAGGCCGTCGCCCCCGGTTCCGTCGGCACAGGGCCGGCTGGGACAGAGTCGGCCGGAACCGAGCCGAGCGAGAACTGA
- a CDS encoding oxygenase MpaB family protein: MKRFDWRDEIHRLDAEADCVRIMQILNSHEFPWDMGRALGIALYRTYAVPSIGELLGDTDQFTGKTQKRYDDTALILGNMIRHGFEPGKGRDSLRRMNQMHRSYDISNDDYRYVLSTFVIMPVRWLNDYGYGWRKLSDHEISAITHYYRKLGKYMGIKDVPETYEGFRELLDNYERDHFAYTEGGRRVSDATLDLMVTFYPPRVAGLARKFSMAILDESLITTFRYDPPSKAMRKSADIALKLRAKVVRRMKPREEPLWADMNPNIRSYPKGYDVDQLGTFPATCPVQHNVDPVAHEELYGKEGDRPAEAAAESCPVGTGPTEAEAAEKAPAGSCPADAGSAEAGTAETGKTPVDERA; the protein is encoded by the coding sequence ATGAAGCGCTTCGACTGGCGCGACGAGATCCACCGCCTGGACGCCGAGGCGGACTGCGTGCGGATCATGCAGATCCTCAACTCCCACGAGTTCCCATGGGACATGGGCCGGGCCCTGGGCATCGCGCTGTACCGCACCTACGCCGTCCCCTCCATCGGCGAGCTGCTGGGCGACACCGACCAGTTCACCGGCAAGACCCAGAAGCGCTACGACGACACCGCGCTCATCCTGGGCAACATGATCCGGCACGGCTTCGAGCCGGGTAAGGGCCGTGACTCCCTGCGCCGGATGAACCAGATGCACCGGTCCTACGACATCAGCAACGACGACTACCGGTACGTGCTCAGCACCTTCGTGATCATGCCGGTGCGCTGGCTCAACGACTACGGCTACGGCTGGCGCAAGCTGAGCGACCACGAGATCAGCGCGATCACGCACTACTACCGCAAGCTCGGCAAGTACATGGGGATCAAGGACGTCCCCGAGACCTACGAGGGCTTCCGCGAGCTGCTCGACAACTACGAGCGCGACCACTTCGCCTACACCGAGGGCGGCCGCAGGGTCTCCGACGCCACCCTCGACCTCATGGTGACGTTCTACCCGCCGCGCGTGGCCGGGCTGGCCCGCAAGTTCTCGATGGCGATCCTGGACGAGTCGCTGATCACGACCTTCCGGTACGACCCGCCGAGCAAGGCGATGCGCAAGTCCGCGGACATCGCGCTGAAGCTGCGCGCCAAGGTCGTACGGCGGATGAAGCCGCGCGAGGAGCCGCTGTGGGCGGACATGAACCCGAACATCCGCAGCTACCCCAAGGGGTACGACGTGGATCAGCTCGGCACGTTCCCCGCGACCTGCCCGGTCCAGCACAACGTGGACCCGGTGGCCCACGAGGAGCTGTACGGCAAGGAGGGCGACCGACCCGCCGAGGCCGCCGCGGAGTCCTGCCCCGTCGGCACTGGGCCCACCGAGGCCGAGGCGGCCGAGAAGGCTCCGGCCGGGTCCTGTCCCGCCGACGCCGGGTCCGCTGAGGCCGGGACGGCCGAGACCGGCAAGACCCCCGTGGACGAGCGCGCGTGA